Proteins encoded in a region of the Chloroflexota bacterium genome:
- a CDS encoding urease accessory protein UreD yields the protein MSDRQPESAVATLPPGTAGKVGELRLEFGERAGKTRLLTVRCRVPFHVGRVLYPERDWPELGHVLVTMPTGGFVQGDTATMAVIVRDGARVHLTSQSATRAYRCEAAPIRQQLSLEARGDSLLEWWPDPLIPFAGSDVDQTLAVTVDERATVLLADCWLAGRVARGEIHQYARLALTTQAQRPDGAVLFRDALRLEPGKQPPLSLGILGDALAVGSFFLIGPGVAERLGPGLAATLTSLLPGRAAASRLPGDVGLVVRVLARRSDELRLAQRKILVLARRALFGRAAGHEYKP from the coding sequence ATGAGTGACCGGCAGCCTGAGTCGGCCGTCGCGACGTTGCCGCCAGGGACGGCCGGCAAGGTTGGCGAGCTGCGGCTGGAGTTCGGCGAGCGGGCGGGCAAGACGCGGCTGCTGACCGTGCGCTGCCGGGTGCCGTTCCACGTCGGGCGTGTGCTCTACCCCGAGCGCGACTGGCCGGAGCTGGGGCACGTCCTGGTGACTATGCCGACGGGCGGCTTCGTGCAGGGCGACACGGCGACGATGGCGGTCATCGTGCGGGACGGCGCGCGGGTCCACCTGACCTCCCAGAGCGCCACGCGGGCCTACCGCTGTGAAGCCGCCCCGATTCGCCAGCAGCTGTCGCTGGAGGCACGCGGCGACAGCCTGCTGGAGTGGTGGCCCGACCCGCTGATCCCGTTCGCGGGGTCGGACGTGGATCAGACGCTCGCGGTGACCGTGGACGAACGCGCCACCGTCCTGCTGGCCGACTGCTGGCTGGCGGGCCGTGTCGCACGGGGCGAGATCCACCAGTATGCGCGGTTGGCACTGACCACCCAGGCCCAGCGGCCGGACGGCGCGGTGTTGTTTCGGGATGCGCTGCGGCTGGAGCCTGGGAAGCAGCCGCCGCTGTCGCTCGGCATCCTGGGTGATGCGCTGGCCGTCGGCAGCTTCTTCCTGATCGGCCCTGGCGTGGCCGAGCGGCTCGGGCCGGGGCTGGCCGCCACGCTGACCTCGCTCCTGCCCGGCCGGGCGGCGGCCTCCCGGCTGCCGGGCGATGTCGGGCTGGTCGTGCGGGTGCTGGCACGCAGGTCAGACGAGTTGCGGCTGGCTCAACGCAAGATCCTGGTGCTGGCGCGGCGCGCGCTGTTCGGGCGCGCGGCCGGGCACGAGTACAAGCCGTAG